Proteins found in one Triticum aestivum cultivar Chinese Spring chromosome 4D, IWGSC CS RefSeq v2.1, whole genome shotgun sequence genomic segment:
- the LOC123096319 gene encoding F-box/LRR-repeat protein At3g03360 isoform X2, which produces MPKEQATGSRRRKAAPEARGGEGIDALPGEVLQHVLSFLPVAEAVQTCVLARRWRNLWKSMPVLRITCEGRILNRRGVRRLNKFVNHLLLLRDRSAPLHACEIELSTFHSQDEPQVNLWTRHALLCQARVLSVHLGRDNNSFELLEDLPLVSPHLTRLELCNVVLNDSILNFSSCPALEELWMRGCYIQADMIMSLSLKRLTILDCIFYPNERTRISVPNLVALELIECWGRTPLLESMPSLVTGSIKLADCDDCCGKEAGGSCVDDTCENCSSIDDDSGDCVLLNGLSEAKSLELIAEPCVFILKRDLMWCPTFSKLKTLLLNDWCMKANLGALMCFVQHTPVLEKLTIQLCQAPSSRMGTEGSYNLTGQPFSSNKLKVLEIKCEKIDERVHRILTFLSTYSIHVEQINIQQSIGSSEGTQSWTFSSANSACVALAECSVEEHG; this is translated from the exons ATGCCTAAGGAGCAAGCGACCGGCTCCCGCAGGCGGAAGGCGGCGCCCGAGGCGCGTGGCGGCGAGGGGATCGACGCTCTGCCGGGCGAGGTCCTGCAGCATGTACTGTCCTTCTTGCCGGTGGCGGAGGCCGTGCAGACCTGCGTGCTGGCTCGGCGCTGGCGCAACCTCTGGAAGTCCATGCCGGTCCTGCGCATCACCTGCGAGGGCAGGATTCTGAACCGGCGGGGCGTCAGGAGGCTCAACAAGTTTGTGAACCACCTGCTGCTCCTCCGCGACCGCAGCGCACCTCTGCATGCGTGTGAGATAGAGCTCAGTACTTTCCATAGCCAGGATGAACCGCAGGTCAACTTATGGACCCGACATGCTCTCTTGTGCCAAGCTCGAGTCCTCAGTGTTCATTTAGGCCGTGATAACAATAGCTTCGAGCTGCTGGAGGACCTGCCTCTCGTCTCTCCGCACTTGACAAGGTTGGAACTTTGCAACGTAGTGTTAAATGATAGCATTCTGAATTTTTCGAGCTGCCCAGCGCTGGAAGAACTATGGATGAGGGGTTGCTACATCCAAGCTGATATGATCATGTCCCTGTCCCTAAAACGCCTCACCATCCTTGACTGCATATTTTATCCAAATGAACGGACTCGGATTTCTGTCCCGAATCTAGTTGCACTGGAATTAATTGAATGTTGGGGGAGGACTCCTTTGCTTGAAAGCATGCCATCATTAGTAACAGGATCTATTAAGCTTGCCGACTGTGATGATTGTTGTGGTAAAGAAGCTGGTGGTTCGTGTGTCGATGATACCTGTGAAAATTGTAGTTCCATTGATGATGACAGTGGAGATTGTGTGCTTCTCAATGGTTTATCAGAGGCTAAAAGCTTGGAGTTGATAGCTGAACCTTGTGTG TTTATCCTCAAAAGAGATTTGATGTGGTGCCCAACCTTTAGCAAGTTAAAAACCTTGTTACTCAATGATTGGTGTATGAAGGCCAATCTTGGTGCACTCATGTGCTTTGTCCAACACACACCTGTTCTCGAGAAGCTTACCATCCAGCTTTGTCAG GCACCCAGCAGTCGGATGGGGACTGAAGGAAGCTACAATCTGACGGGGCAACCGTTTTCATCTAACAAGCTTAAGGTACTTGAAATCAAGTGTGAGAAGATTGATGAGAGGGTTCACAGAATTTTAACGTTCTTGAGTACCTATAGCATACATGTTGAGCAAATCAATATCCAGCAGAGTATTGGATCTTCTGAAG GAACCCAGAGCTGGACCTTCTCAAGCGCGAACTCCGCGTGTGTTGCCCTCGCAGAATGCTCAGTTGAGGAGCATGGCTGA
- the LOC123096319 gene encoding putative F-box/LRR-repeat protein At3g28410 isoform X1 translates to MPKEQATGSRRRKAAPEARGGEGIDALPGEVLQHVLSFLPVAEAVQTCVLARRWRNLWKSMPVLRITCEGRILNRRGVRRLNKFVNHLLLLRDRSAPLHACEIELSTFHSQDEPQVNLWTRHALLCQARVLSVHLGRDNNSFELLEDLPLVSPHLTRLELCNVVLNDSILNFSSCPALEELWMRGCYIQADMIMSLSLKRLTILDCIFYPNERTRISVPNLVALELIECWGRTPLLESMPSLVTGSIKLADCDDCCGKEAGGSCVDDTCENCSSIDDDSGDCVLLNGLSEAKSLELIAEPCVFILKRDLMWCPTFSKLKTLLLNDWCMKANLGALMCFVQHTPVLEKLTIQLCQAPSSRMGTEGSYNLTGQPFSSNKLKVLEIKCEKIDERVHRILTFLSTYSIHVEQINIQQSIGSSEEPKDFPQEPRAGPSQARTPRVLPSQNAQLRSMAEQIVVRQEQIEVEQQQILAHLGQIQVEQQQIIAHQEEIQVEQQQIIAGQQQQRHLLTRILAWLQEHSARKTPPAAPCAAGSAHTEGLE, encoded by the exons ATGCCTAAGGAGCAAGCGACCGGCTCCCGCAGGCGGAAGGCGGCGCCCGAGGCGCGTGGCGGCGAGGGGATCGACGCTCTGCCGGGCGAGGTCCTGCAGCATGTACTGTCCTTCTTGCCGGTGGCGGAGGCCGTGCAGACCTGCGTGCTGGCTCGGCGCTGGCGCAACCTCTGGAAGTCCATGCCGGTCCTGCGCATCACCTGCGAGGGCAGGATTCTGAACCGGCGGGGCGTCAGGAGGCTCAACAAGTTTGTGAACCACCTGCTGCTCCTCCGCGACCGCAGCGCACCTCTGCATGCGTGTGAGATAGAGCTCAGTACTTTCCATAGCCAGGATGAACCGCAGGTCAACTTATGGACCCGACATGCTCTCTTGTGCCAAGCTCGAGTCCTCAGTGTTCATTTAGGCCGTGATAACAATAGCTTCGAGCTGCTGGAGGACCTGCCTCTCGTCTCTCCGCACTTGACAAGGTTGGAACTTTGCAACGTAGTGTTAAATGATAGCATTCTGAATTTTTCGAGCTGCCCAGCGCTGGAAGAACTATGGATGAGGGGTTGCTACATCCAAGCTGATATGATCATGTCCCTGTCCCTAAAACGCCTCACCATCCTTGACTGCATATTTTATCCAAATGAACGGACTCGGATTTCTGTCCCGAATCTAGTTGCACTGGAATTAATTGAATGTTGGGGGAGGACTCCTTTGCTTGAAAGCATGCCATCATTAGTAACAGGATCTATTAAGCTTGCCGACTGTGATGATTGTTGTGGTAAAGAAGCTGGTGGTTCGTGTGTCGATGATACCTGTGAAAATTGTAGTTCCATTGATGATGACAGTGGAGATTGTGTGCTTCTCAATGGTTTATCAGAGGCTAAAAGCTTGGAGTTGATAGCTGAACCTTGTGTG TTTATCCTCAAAAGAGATTTGATGTGGTGCCCAACCTTTAGCAAGTTAAAAACCTTGTTACTCAATGATTGGTGTATGAAGGCCAATCTTGGTGCACTCATGTGCTTTGTCCAACACACACCTGTTCTCGAGAAGCTTACCATCCAGCTTTGTCAG GCACCCAGCAGTCGGATGGGGACTGAAGGAAGCTACAATCTGACGGGGCAACCGTTTTCATCTAACAAGCTTAAGGTACTTGAAATCAAGTGTGAGAAGATTGATGAGAGGGTTCACAGAATTTTAACGTTCTTGAGTACCTATAGCATACATGTTGAGCAAATCAATATCCAGCAGAGTATTGGATCTTCTGAAG AGCCCAAGGATTTTCCTCAGGAACCCAGAGCTGGACCTTCTCAAGCGCGAACTCCGCGTGTGTTGCCCTCGCAGAATGCTCAGTTGAGGAGCATGGCTGAGCAGATTGTAGTCAGGCAGGAGCAGATCGAAGTTGAGCAACAGCAGATCCTAGCGCATCTGGGGCAGATCCAAGTTGAACAGCAGCAGATCATAGCGCATCAGGAGGAGATCCAAGTTGAGCAGCAGCAGATCATAGctgggcagcagcagcagaggcacCTCTTGACTCGGATCTTAGCCTGGCTCCAGGAACATTCAGCTCGGAAGACTCCACCAGCTGCTCCTTGTGCTGCTGGCTCAGCTCACACAGAGGGTCTTGAGTGA